A section of the Acidobacterium capsulatum ATCC 51196 genome encodes:
- a CDS encoding OmpA family protein: MTRYRSSVAPLVALCAASSLLFTAGCATKKYVRSQTQPLVEQTHELNQVTAQNHREIQNVDKRAQSGIQQAQGAAQTAQQSADSANQSAQQAMSQTNALSGVVSNLDNYQPVAQINVTFGFNKAVLSRGDKSKLDQLASQMGSTKGYIVALTGSTDSTGTKAYNDQLSQRRAQAVERYLAATYHVPPYKFYVLGLGKADEVASNRTASGRAKNRRVQVQLLTNMSNTSTGSSGSQAQSPAQPQSQTQSQTQGQTETQLPSNTQ, encoded by the coding sequence ATGACCCGTTATCGCTCTTCCGTAGCACCCTTGGTGGCCTTGTGCGCAGCATCTTCTCTGCTTTTCACTGCCGGGTGCGCCACAAAGAAGTACGTGCGCAGCCAGACGCAGCCCCTCGTCGAGCAGACCCATGAGCTGAATCAGGTCACCGCGCAAAATCATCGCGAGATTCAGAATGTGGACAAGCGCGCCCAGTCCGGCATCCAGCAGGCGCAGGGTGCCGCGCAGACCGCGCAGCAGAGTGCGGACTCCGCCAATCAATCGGCCCAGCAGGCCATGAGCCAGACCAACGCGCTCTCGGGTGTCGTTTCCAATCTCGACAACTATCAGCCCGTGGCTCAGATCAACGTCACCTTTGGCTTCAACAAGGCCGTGCTCTCACGCGGAGACAAGTCCAAGCTCGACCAGCTCGCCTCGCAAATGGGCAGCACCAAGGGCTACATTGTGGCATTGACCGGCAGCACTGATTCCACCGGAACCAAGGCCTATAACGATCAGCTCAGCCAGCGCCGCGCGCAGGCCGTCGAGCGCTATCTGGCTGCGACCTACCACGTTCCGCCGTACAAGTTCTACGTGCTCGGACTCGGCAAGGCCGATGAAGTCGCCAGCAACCGCACCGCCTCTGGCCGCGCGAAAAACCGCCGCGTGCAGGTGCAGTTGCTCACCAACATGAGCAACACTTCCACCGGCTCTTCGGGCAGCCAGGCGCAGTCGCCCGCGCAGCCCCAAAGCCAAACCCAGAGTCAAACCCAGGGCCAGACTGAAACCCAGCTTCCCTCCAACACCCAGTAA
- the uvrC gene encoding excinuclease ABC subunit UvrC: MDLQEKIRTLPTGPGVYLYKNADGEVIYVGKAKNLRSRVRSYLLEASQANAKTGSLMREAVDLDYITVGNEHEALALENNLIKQRKPRFNVLLRDDKTYPYVKLTLGDRYPKVFVTRRLRKDGAAYYGPFFPGNLAYRIVDLIHRSFLLPSCKVDLSRYHARACLQYYIKRCLGPCVKHLTTPEAYREAVRDAQWFLEGRGADLERSLEVRMQEAAAAEQFELAAKYRDLLVTLHQLQEKQRVASADDDDADVFGYHYENGMLAVNLFHMRGGKMVDRREFFWEELPEFMEEGAQEEEVLPAQAEGRGEVQVELRFEPGAFFSALLKQIYIEQPYVPRSIYVPVNFADREALAGLLAEQTHHRIELAVPQRGDKRSLVDLAGQNARQSYEQRFRVMQPNQKAIQEALQDALMLEELPRRIECFDISHIQGAETVASMVVWENGAMKKADYRKFQIKTVSGVDDFASMREVLTRRYRRVIEEKQAMPDVILIDGGIGQLRAAAAALEELGQTTQTVASIAKREEIIYLYGHEDEPIVLERRSPVLHLVQRIRDESHRFAIAYHRKRREMRDRDSELLEIPGVGTRTRTRLLEHFGSLRGVRKADVEALTAVVPRPTAEAIAAHFQGEKAEPEAAAGLVRIDESKTV; this comes from the coding sequence ATGGATTTGCAGGAAAAGATTCGAACACTGCCCACCGGGCCCGGCGTGTATCTGTATAAGAATGCCGACGGTGAGGTGATTTATGTCGGCAAGGCGAAGAATCTGCGCTCACGCGTGCGCTCGTATTTGCTGGAGGCCTCGCAGGCGAACGCGAAGACGGGCTCGCTGATGCGCGAGGCTGTGGACCTGGACTACATCACGGTCGGCAACGAGCATGAGGCGCTGGCGCTTGAGAACAACCTGATCAAGCAGCGCAAGCCACGGTTCAACGTGCTGCTGCGCGATGACAAGACGTATCCGTATGTGAAGCTGACGCTGGGCGACCGCTACCCGAAGGTGTTTGTGACGCGGCGGCTGCGCAAGGATGGCGCGGCTTATTATGGGCCGTTCTTCCCGGGCAACCTGGCGTACCGGATTGTCGATCTGATTCATCGCAGCTTTCTGCTGCCGAGCTGCAAGGTGGATTTATCGCGCTACCATGCGCGGGCCTGCCTGCAGTACTACATCAAGCGGTGCCTGGGACCATGCGTGAAGCATCTGACGACGCCGGAGGCTTATCGCGAAGCGGTGCGCGACGCGCAGTGGTTTCTGGAAGGGCGCGGCGCGGACCTGGAGCGCTCGCTCGAAGTGCGCATGCAGGAAGCCGCCGCAGCCGAGCAATTTGAGCTGGCGGCGAAATATCGCGACCTGCTGGTGACGCTGCACCAGTTGCAGGAGAAGCAGCGCGTGGCCTCGGCCGACGATGACGACGCCGACGTGTTTGGCTACCACTATGAGAACGGCATGCTGGCGGTGAACCTGTTTCACATGCGCGGCGGCAAGATGGTGGACCGCCGCGAGTTCTTTTGGGAAGAACTGCCGGAGTTTATGGAAGAGGGCGCGCAGGAGGAAGAAGTGCTCCCAGCGCAGGCAGAGGGCCGGGGCGAGGTGCAGGTGGAGCTGCGCTTTGAGCCGGGTGCATTCTTCTCTGCGCTGCTGAAGCAGATCTATATTGAGCAGCCGTATGTGCCGCGCAGCATTTATGTGCCGGTGAATTTTGCCGACCGCGAAGCGCTGGCGGGCCTGCTGGCCGAGCAGACGCATCACCGCATTGAGCTGGCCGTGCCGCAGCGCGGCGACAAGCGCTCACTGGTGGACCTGGCCGGGCAGAATGCGCGGCAAAGCTATGAGCAGCGCTTTCGCGTGATGCAGCCGAATCAGAAGGCCATTCAGGAGGCACTGCAGGATGCGCTGATGCTCGAAGAGCTGCCGCGCCGCATTGAGTGCTTTGACATCTCGCACATTCAGGGCGCGGAGACCGTAGCGTCGATGGTGGTGTGGGAGAACGGCGCGATGAAGAAGGCTGACTACCGCAAGTTCCAGATCAAGACGGTGAGCGGCGTGGATGATTTTGCGTCGATGCGCGAGGTGCTGACACGGCGGTATCGCCGCGTGATTGAAGAGAAGCAGGCGATGCCGGACGTGATCCTGATTGACGGCGGCATCGGCCAGTTGCGTGCGGCGGCGGCAGCGCTGGAAGAACTGGGGCAGACGACGCAGACGGTGGCTTCGATTGCGAAGCGCGAAGAGATTATCTACCTGTACGGACACGAAGACGAGCCGATTGTGCTGGAGCGGCGCTCGCCGGTGCTGCACCTGGTGCAGCGGATTCGCGATGAGTCGCACCGCTTTGCAATCGCCTACCATCGCAAGCGGCGCGAGATGCGCGACCGGGACTCGGAGCTGCTGGAGATTCCGGGAGTGGGCACGCGGACGCGCACGCGACTTCTGGAGCACTTCGGCAGCCTGCGCGGTGTGCGCAAGGCCGATGTGGAAGCACTGACGGCGGTGGTTCCGCGGCCCACGGCGGAGGCGATTGCGGCGCACTTTCAAGGGGAAAAAGCAGAGCCGGAGGCGGCTGCCGGGCTCGTGCGGATTGATGAAAGCAAAACCGTGTAA
- a CDS encoding protein mobD, with amino-acid sequence MGKSITSMAVLDYLTAEHRYLRLLEGDTTNPDVWKSYHREVESEVLDLDSVDGWIQMVNVADANPFKTIVVNTPARNNDAVRAHGALLLDSLKELGRPLLTLWVINRQRDSLELLNEYLQMMSGGMGVVHVVRNGYFGDERKFELFEQSPLRDAIAQQGGQALYLPDLADRVTDELYSRRITLAEAVQQLKLGDRAELQRWRATVKEMLIAIGV; translated from the coding sequence GTGGGAAAATCCATCACCTCCATGGCCGTGCTGGACTATCTCACCGCCGAGCATCGCTATCTGCGCCTGCTCGAAGGCGACACGACCAATCCCGATGTCTGGAAGTCCTATCACCGCGAGGTCGAGAGCGAAGTCCTCGATCTGGACTCCGTCGATGGCTGGATTCAGATGGTCAACGTGGCCGATGCCAACCCATTCAAGACCATCGTCGTCAACACGCCCGCGCGCAACAACGACGCCGTGCGCGCCCACGGCGCGCTGCTGCTGGACTCACTCAAGGAACTGGGCCGCCCGCTGCTCACCCTCTGGGTCATCAACCGCCAGCGCGACAGCCTCGAACTGCTCAACGAATATCTGCAGATGATGTCCGGCGGCATGGGCGTCGTGCATGTCGTGCGCAACGGCTACTTCGGCGACGAGCGCAAATTCGAGCTCTTTGAGCAGAGCCCGCTGCGCGACGCCATCGCCCAGCAGGGCGGCCAGGCGCTCTATCTGCCCGATCTTGCCGATCGCGTCACCGACGAACTGTACAGCCGCCGCATCACCCTTGCCGAGGCCGTGCAACAGCTCAAGCTCGGCGACCGTGCCGAACTGCAACGCTGGCGCGCCACCGTCAAAGAGATGCTCATCGCCATCGGCGTCTAA
- a CDS encoding PP2C family protein-serine/threonine phosphatase → MIDLAFGQATSAGHRAVNEDALGVYTPRSRQEARSRGWLFAVADGVGGLEAGEVASARAVEVAVEGFARSPEETSLASLLPRLVQHANAAVHDEGLRAGHRERGIATTLVLCALRNHVAHIAHVGDSRCYLIRQGTAHPLTTDHTWVNEQLRLGLISAAEAAESHSRNVLARTLGPERFVTADSTTAMLQPRDLLLLCSDGLSNALTSAQIARTLSGPHDPEALAQILVDQALAADASDNITALVIAIRAVETMSMYRGRPYTRSGA, encoded by the coding sequence ATGATCGATTTAGCCTTCGGACAGGCCACCTCTGCCGGTCATCGCGCCGTCAATGAAGACGCCCTTGGTGTCTACACTCCCCGCTCCCGGCAAGAGGCCCGCTCGCGAGGATGGCTCTTCGCCGTGGCTGATGGTGTCGGCGGTCTTGAGGCCGGCGAAGTCGCTTCCGCGCGCGCCGTTGAGGTTGCCGTCGAAGGCTTCGCTCGGTCGCCGGAAGAAACCTCGCTCGCCAGCCTCTTGCCGCGCCTGGTACAGCACGCCAATGCCGCCGTGCATGATGAGGGCCTCCGCGCCGGCCATCGCGAACGCGGCATCGCCACCACGCTCGTCCTCTGCGCCCTGCGCAATCACGTGGCACACATCGCGCACGTGGGCGACTCGCGCTGCTATCTCATCCGGCAGGGCACGGCCCATCCCCTCACTACCGATCACACCTGGGTCAACGAGCAGCTCCGTCTCGGCCTCATCTCCGCCGCTGAGGCTGCGGAATCGCACTCCCGCAACGTGCTCGCCCGCACGCTTGGCCCCGAGCGCTTCGTCACCGCTGACAGTACCACGGCCATGCTGCAGCCGCGTGACCTTCTTCTGCTGTGCAGTGATGGCCTCTCCAACGCACTCACCAGCGCGCAGATCGCCCGCACGCTCTCCGGGCCTCATGATCCCGAGGCGCTCGCGCAGATCCTTGTCGATCAGGCGCTCGCCGCCGATGCTTCAGACAACATCACCGCGCTCGTCATCGCCATTCGCGCCGTCGAAACCATGTCCATGTACCGCGGCCGCCCCTACACCCGCTCCGGAGCGTAA
- a CDS encoding sensor histidine kinase yields the protein MGSSRVLLKKTPQNSTLDELPQRHGPAAGGSTARELEAVCSLVAGATELDLHRKPGAQLAERIRAALGLEAAAIFDADLDEVYPAGEWWPGFENQLRNICIFSTVRDEEETGLRQRVLRIRNLPIGALLLRGEASAAAVDAVASLVAVTFDRYHSLANETRIESARRTEQLRTTVLDNLAHAYKTPLTAIRAASTGLAEIGVLTPAQSSLLALVEEQTTLLNDLTTRLLQTARLEAHEIALHLEPVGVLALMEEVVAGLREPLAGMPVTMTVPREDLALRGDRSLLRAMLTQFVDNAAKYAHAGSPVTLAASEEAGAVVLSVHNFGPAIPAAEQEHVFDRYFRATGASRLATGTGIGLSIARRAAQAHGGDVWVTSDEDRGTTFFASLPFEAQELQAS from the coding sequence ATGGGCAGCTCCCGGGTTCTTCTCAAGAAGACGCCGCAGAACTCTACTCTTGACGAGCTACCCCAGCGGCATGGACCTGCCGCCGGGGGCAGCACGGCGCGCGAGCTGGAGGCGGTGTGCTCGCTGGTGGCGGGCGCGACGGAGCTGGACCTGCATCGCAAGCCGGGAGCGCAACTGGCGGAACGGATTCGCGCGGCGCTCGGGCTGGAGGCGGCGGCGATTTTTGATGCCGACCTCGACGAGGTTTATCCGGCAGGGGAATGGTGGCCTGGATTTGAGAATCAGCTGCGGAACATCTGCATTTTCTCGACCGTGCGGGATGAGGAAGAGACCGGGTTGCGGCAGCGGGTGCTGCGGATTCGCAACTTGCCGATTGGCGCGCTGCTGCTGCGCGGCGAGGCCAGCGCGGCGGCCGTGGATGCGGTAGCGTCGCTGGTGGCCGTGACCTTTGACCGCTACCACTCACTCGCAAACGAAACACGCATTGAGAGCGCACGGCGCACCGAGCAGTTGCGCACGACGGTGCTCGACAACCTGGCGCACGCGTATAAGACGCCGCTGACGGCGATTCGGGCGGCGAGCACGGGGCTGGCGGAGATTGGCGTGCTGACGCCGGCGCAAAGCTCGCTGCTGGCGCTGGTGGAAGAGCAGACGACCCTGTTGAATGATCTGACGACCCGGCTGCTGCAGACAGCCAGGCTGGAGGCGCATGAGATTGCGCTGCACCTGGAGCCGGTGGGCGTGCTGGCGCTGATGGAAGAGGTTGTAGCCGGGCTGCGCGAGCCGCTGGCAGGCATGCCGGTGACGATGACCGTGCCGCGTGAGGATCTTGCGCTGCGCGGCGACCGCAGCCTGCTGCGCGCCATGCTCACGCAGTTTGTGGACAACGCGGCGAAGTATGCGCACGCGGGCAGCCCGGTGACGCTGGCGGCCAGCGAAGAGGCCGGAGCCGTGGTGCTGTCCGTGCACAATTTTGGTCCGGCGATTCCGGCCGCCGAACAGGAACACGTTTTTGACCGCTACTTTCGTGCCACGGGCGCTTCGCGCCTGGCAACGGGCACGGGGATCGGTCTTTCCATTGCACGCCGCGCGGCGCAGGCCCACGGCGGCGATGTCTGGGTGACCAGCGACGAAGATCGCGGCACCACATTCTTTGCCTCGCTACCTTTCGAGGCCCAGGAGCTGCAAGCCTCATGA
- a CDS encoding response regulator transcription factor, whose product MSDLSTRILLVDDEAAIRRALRTSLQELGFETTEASRGEEALHLLQSQSFDAVLLDLNMPGIGGMRTLTRMRTQCPRMPILILTVRDDEEDKIEALESGADDYVTKPFSMRECVARIRAAVRRAKAPDKPGNAPLEVGEIRLLPEQRLVYKGGQPVHLTPKEYEILHYLMTNAGRAVTHGKLLTTVWGADYRQEIDYLRTFVRQLRKKIEEDPSNPKYLLTDAYVGYRFAESGSTMTQ is encoded by the coding sequence ATGAGCGATCTATCGACCCGTATTCTGCTGGTGGACGACGAAGCCGCCATTCGACGCGCGCTGCGCACGTCACTGCAGGAGCTAGGATTTGAAACCACCGAAGCCTCGCGCGGCGAGGAGGCGCTGCACCTGCTGCAGTCGCAGTCGTTTGACGCGGTGCTGCTGGACCTGAACATGCCGGGCATCGGCGGCATGCGCACGCTGACGCGGATGCGGACGCAATGCCCGCGCATGCCGATTCTGATACTAACGGTGCGCGACGACGAAGAGGACAAGATTGAGGCGCTGGAAAGCGGCGCGGATGATTACGTCACCAAACCCTTCAGCATGCGCGAGTGCGTGGCGCGGATTCGCGCGGCGGTGCGGCGCGCGAAAGCTCCGGACAAGCCGGGCAATGCGCCGCTGGAGGTGGGCGAGATTCGCCTGCTGCCCGAGCAGCGGCTCGTTTACAAGGGCGGGCAGCCGGTGCATCTGACTCCGAAAGAATATGAGATTCTGCACTACCTGATGACGAACGCAGGCCGCGCGGTGACGCATGGCAAGCTGCTGACGACGGTGTGGGGAGCAGACTACCGGCAGGAGATCGATTACCTGCGCACGTTTGTGCGGCAGTTGCGGAAGAAGATTGAAGAGGACCCGTCGAATCCGAAGTATCTACTGACGGATGCGTATGTGGGGTATCGCTTCGCGGAGTCCGGCTCGACGATGACGCAGTGA
- a CDS encoding glutamine synthetase family protein, whose translation MSSEYRNFLALSYEELEELNLKAKTDRRNRVAIDKIQEERLKYLTDEKRIKAVTVLFSDLEGRLHLLDYDKKFLLSSYDNLTFDGSSIRGFTAQKESDLRLGIDWSAFYWVPADVFGSGKVLVFGSVIDKNGTPYSGDLRGVLQSYSNKLYSEQGYTLNAANEIEGFLFAGPDAERRFHETGKFEFVNTGGYYHSLPLDPLRRFIDTAAEVQRAMGFQNEKDHPEVAPSQFEINYGYGEVVAAADQIQIYKLLARQIANNMGYTASFLPKPVVGVNGSGMHTNLSVSKDSTNLMWDPNGVEKISTFGWEFVDRVLSHALDLCLILNPSVNSYRRLDPHFEAPNQIKASATDRGSMIRIPIGNSKSSRVEVRSVAPDANPYLTLYSIFKTGFEGSTLSIDGLRQAERYLPSEIYSALEDFRASEWVTKILGDDVKGRYADLKQASADRCARALGTFVKSAEVQFHHEVYNQALWNLF comes from the coding sequence ATGTCGAGTGAGTACCGCAACTTTCTCGCGCTGAGCTATGAAGAGCTCGAAGAGCTGAATCTCAAGGCCAAAACCGACCGCCGCAATCGCGTCGCCATCGACAAGATTCAGGAAGAACGCCTGAAGTATCTCACCGATGAAAAGCGCATCAAGGCCGTGACCGTATTGTTCTCTGACCTCGAGGGCCGGCTGCACCTGCTGGACTACGACAAGAAGTTCCTGCTGTCGAGCTACGATAACCTCACCTTTGACGGCTCGTCCATCCGCGGCTTCACCGCGCAAAAAGAGAGCGATCTGCGCCTCGGCATTGACTGGAGCGCCTTCTACTGGGTGCCCGCCGACGTCTTCGGCAGCGGCAAGGTACTGGTCTTCGGCTCGGTCATCGACAAAAACGGCACGCCTTACTCCGGCGACCTGCGCGGCGTCCTCCAGAGCTACTCCAACAAGCTCTATTCGGAGCAGGGCTACACTCTCAACGCCGCCAACGAGATTGAAGGCTTCCTCTTTGCCGGCCCTGACGCCGAGCGCCGCTTCCATGAGACCGGCAAGTTCGAGTTCGTCAACACCGGCGGCTATTATCACTCGCTGCCGCTTGACCCGCTGCGCCGTTTCATTGACACCGCCGCTGAAGTGCAGCGCGCCATGGGTTTCCAGAATGAGAAGGACCACCCAGAGGTCGCGCCCAGCCAGTTTGAGATCAACTACGGCTACGGCGAAGTCGTCGCCGCCGCCGATCAGATTCAGATCTACAAGCTGCTCGCCCGCCAGATTGCCAACAACATGGGCTACACGGCATCCTTCCTGCCCAAGCCCGTCGTCGGCGTCAACGGTAGCGGCATGCACACCAATCTTTCGGTCTCCAAAGACAGCACCAATCTCATGTGGGACCCCAACGGCGTCGAGAAAATCTCCACCTTCGGCTGGGAGTTCGTCGATCGCGTCCTCTCGCACGCGCTGGATCTCTGCCTCATTCTCAACCCCAGCGTGAACTCCTACCGCCGTCTCGACCCCCACTTTGAGGCGCCCAATCAGATCAAGGCTTCGGCCACCGATCGCGGCTCCATGATCCGCATTCCCATCGGCAACTCGAAGTCTTCGCGCGTTGAGGTGCGCTCCGTCGCGCCCGATGCCAACCCCTACCTCACGCTCTACTCCATCTTCAAGACCGGCTTTGAAGGCTCCACGCTTTCCATCGACGGACTTCGCCAGGCCGAGCGTTATCTGCCCAGCGAAATCTACTCCGCGCTCGAAGACTTCCGCGCCTCCGAGTGGGTTACGAAGATCCTCGGCGATGACGTCAAGGGCCGCTATGCCGATCTCAAGCAGGCTTCCGCCGACCGCTGCGCCCGCGCGCTTGGCACCTTCGTCAAGTCCGCCGAAGTGCAGTTCCATCACGAGGTCTACAACCAGGCTCTCTGGAACCTCTTCTAG
- a CDS encoding serine/threonine-protein kinase codes for MMLPAEVEVGAQLDHYRIDAKVAETAMATIYRATDERDGRQVAIKVPHASIEADPILFDRFKREEEIGESMHHVNVMQIVPHHDHSRPYMVMEWVPGKLLRTLLNEEHAFSQERAIRITLGILRALEYIHNHGVVHRDLKPENIMVDEHDHIKLIDFGIASLEGAKRLTYTGYTQALGTPEYISPEQVKGKRGDARSDLYALGIMLYEMLTGKTPFTGPSPLAVMNERLMRHPLPPREANPQITPHLQEVLYRALERDPRNRYPNAHAFAWDLENLDKVGVADRSELREWKTQRSGSWRKVLVYVALAAIPIALFVAMLLLSQRH; via the coding sequence ATGATGCTTCCTGCTGAAGTCGAAGTCGGCGCGCAGCTTGACCACTACCGCATCGACGCCAAGGTAGCCGAGACGGCCATGGCCACCATCTACCGCGCCACTGACGAGCGCGACGGCCGCCAGGTCGCCATCAAGGTGCCGCACGCCTCCATCGAGGCTGACCCCATTCTCTTTGACCGCTTCAAGCGCGAAGAAGAGATCGGCGAAAGCATGCACCACGTCAACGTCATGCAGATCGTGCCGCATCATGACCACTCCCGCCCCTACATGGTCATGGAGTGGGTGCCCGGCAAGCTGCTCCGCACGCTGCTCAATGAAGAGCATGCCTTCTCGCAGGAGCGCGCCATCCGCATCACCCTCGGCATTCTGCGCGCGCTCGAATACATTCACAATCACGGCGTCGTACACCGCGACCTCAAGCCGGAAAACATCATGGTTGACGAGCACGACCACATCAAGCTCATTGACTTTGGCATCGCCTCGCTCGAAGGCGCCAAACGCCTCACCTACACCGGTTACACACAGGCGCTCGGCACGCCCGAATACATTTCGCCCGAGCAGGTGAAGGGCAAGCGCGGCGATGCGCGGTCTGATCTGTATGCGCTCGGCATCATGCTCTACGAAATGCTCACCGGCAAAACGCCCTTCACCGGCCCATCGCCCCTGGCCGTGATGAATGAGCGCCTCATGCGCCACCCTTTGCCGCCGCGCGAGGCCAACCCGCAGATCACGCCTCACCTGCAAGAGGTGCTTTACCGCGCCCTCGAGCGTGACCCGCGCAACCGCTACCCCAACGCGCACGCCTTCGCCTGGGATCTTGAAAATCTCGACAAGGTTGGCGTGGCCGATCGCAGCGAGTTGCGCGAGTGGAAGACCCAGCGCTCCGGCTCCTGGCGCAAGGTGCTGGTCTACGTGGCGCTGGCCGCCATTCCCATTGCGCTCTTCGTGGCCATGCTGCTGTTGTCGCAGCGCCATTGA
- a CDS encoding cation:proton antiporter has translation MPQILQLALLIAILLPASKIFASVCSRVGIPGIIGELLVGIVAGPAALNMLHMAPFRGAQADSAFMLLAQVGGLVLMFIAGFETDIDRMKEAGVTAFLVALSGVIWPFFLGAAAGHMLGLPWNVALFLGGALTATSVSISARTLMDAGRMSSPEASVILGAAVIDDVMGLFVLAFLTATASGADVQSFGVAPAAAVWLQHHVSFAAQYPLAVRMLLIALSVGIFFVIGYGGAKRWLDPLILQMRRLSSAEAVTSCVLALVFVYAVGAEWLGSVAGITGAYLIGFVFAESDFKADVERTFHALGHGLLIPLFFISIGITSDFRALGGHWLLLGVIFVIAVVTKMFGCGLAALARGLSPVRSLRIGCGMVSRGEVGIIVAAMAVRAKIFTESQVALMVAVVLLTTLLTPVALRGAFHLKCAEDDEDIPGGGEVMDEAAPASYAATAESGSTQLKARAEA, from the coding sequence ATGCCACAGATTCTCCAACTCGCGCTTTTGATCGCGATTCTTCTGCCTGCCAGCAAGATTTTCGCGTCCGTCTGCTCCCGCGTCGGCATCCCCGGCATCATCGGGGAGCTGCTCGTGGGCATCGTCGCTGGCCCGGCCGCGCTCAACATGCTCCACATGGCGCCCTTTCGCGGAGCCCAGGCCGACAGTGCCTTCATGCTGCTCGCGCAAGTCGGCGGCCTCGTGCTCATGTTCATCGCCGGCTTTGAGACCGACATCGACCGCATGAAAGAGGCCGGCGTCACGGCCTTTCTGGTCGCGCTCTCCGGCGTCATCTGGCCCTTCTTTCTCGGTGCGGCCGCCGGTCACATGCTCGGCCTGCCCTGGAACGTCGCCCTCTTTCTCGGCGGCGCGCTCACCGCCACCAGCGTTTCCATCTCGGCTCGCACTCTCATGGATGCCGGGCGCATGTCATCCCCCGAGGCCTCCGTCATTCTGGGCGCGGCTGTCATCGATGACGTCATGGGCCTCTTCGTGCTGGCCTTTCTCACCGCCACCGCCAGCGGAGCTGATGTCCAGTCCTTCGGCGTCGCTCCCGCCGCCGCCGTCTGGCTGCAGCATCATGTCAGCTTTGCCGCGCAATACCCGCTGGCCGTGCGCATGCTGCTCATCGCTCTCAGCGTCGGCATCTTCTTCGTCATCGGCTACGGCGGAGCCAAACGCTGGCTCGACCCGCTCATCCTGCAGATGCGCCGCCTCTCTTCGGCCGAGGCTGTCACCAGTTGCGTCCTCGCGCTCGTCTTCGTCTATGCCGTCGGCGCCGAATGGCTCGGCAGCGTCGCCGGCATCACCGGCGCTTATCTCATCGGCTTCGTCTTTGCCGAGTCTGATTTCAAGGCCGACGTCGAGCGCACCTTTCACGCGCTCGGCCACGGTCTGCTGATTCCGCTCTTCTTCATCTCCATCGGCATCACCAGCGACTTTCGCGCCCTCGGCGGACACTGGCTGCTGCTCGGCGTCATATTTGTCATCGCTGTAGTTACAAAAATGTTCGGCTGCGGACTCGCGGCTCTCGCGCGCGGCCTCAGCCCCGTGCGCAGCCTGCGCATCGGTTGCGGCATGGTCTCGCGTGGCGAGGTCGGCATCATCGTCGCCGCCATGGCCGTGCGCGCCAAAATCTTCACCGAGTCGCAGGTCGCGCTCATGGTTGCCGTCGTGCTGCTCACCACGCTGCTCACGCCCGTGGCCCTGCGCGGAGCCTTCCATCTCAAGTGCGCCGAAGACGATGAAGACATTCCCGGCGGCGGCGAAGTCATGGACGAAGCCGCCCCCGCGTCCTACGCAGCAACCGCTGAATCCGGCTCCACGCAGCTCAAGGCAAGGGCCGAGGCCTGA